DNA sequence from the Verrucomicrobiota bacterium genome:
GGTTGCGGTTTGGATTCCCAGGGCGTTGCCCTGGGCTGGGCTTGGGCCGCGCCGTTGGCGCTGTGACGGGATCAATGATGCCGGAGGCCCATTTGCGGAACTGCACGGCGCGTTCGGAGTTGACCTTGTAGCCAACGGCGATGATGGCGGCGAGGTTGTAGTGCTGGGTGTCGTAGGATTTGCCGTCAGCGGCAGTTATCCGAAAATATTGGATAACTGAATCTGCCTCCAACTCATGGTCAATAAACACCTTTTGCAGGTGGTAGCTGATCGTCCTGACATCTACATCGTAAAGCAGCCCCATCATCTTCTGGGTGAGCCAGATATTTTCATCGGCGTAAACGGCTTCGACGCCACCCTGGCCGCTGGCCGCCACAAAGGTCAGGTATTCCGCCGCCGAAGAGCGAACCAGGGAGACGGCGGTGCTCTTTTTGGCGCGACCGTCTGGTGTGGGTTTGCTTTTGCTCATGGCGCCGCCCTCCGGTTGGCAAGCGAAACTTCAGCGGCCTCCAGTGCCACGGCGGCCAATTCACCCACGGTCATGGGCGGATAGGTTTTGGCCGGCGTGAAAATCTCGTGTTTGCCAAGGTGGGCAAAGAGCGAACCCTCGGCACTGTAGGCGGATGATTGAGTGAGGCTATCGAACCGGAAGTCACGCCGCTGGAACCGGCCTTTGCCCAGATAACCCCACTCGGCGAAAGTGATCGGCAGGTTGCCTTGGGCGCGCATCGTCAATGCGTCGCCGTGGACGAGGTTTTGCGAAAGCACGTAGAAGGCGGCGTGATACAGGTCGTTCGCCGGAGCGAGGTTCAGATACTCGGCAAAGATTTCGAGCAGGTTGGCGCGGCACTCAGCGATGTTGTCTGGTAACAGTTCGATGCCGTAAATACACATCAAGCCAAGCAGCGCGTAGTGGCGTCGCTCGAAATCGGACTGCCCGTATTTGAGTTCCACAGCGGCAAGCTTCCGCCGCAGAATCTGCACGAGGAAGTTGCCATCCCCGCATGCCGACTCCAAGAAGCGTGAGTCAATCCGCTCCGTCTCGCTCTTTACAAGATCAAGCATGGCCTCGACCAGCCAGGCTGGAGTGAAGACCTCCCCGTGGTCGGCGACCCGTTGTTTGGACTTCACCAGGCTCATAGGGCAAATGAGAAAACTGGGCTGGGCAGAACAAGGCACATAACCGCCGGATATTCGCGCGGATTTGGCGTTGCTGCACTAACCGATGACCTGCTTGCTGCCATATATCTTCACCGTCCGACCACCCGTGTTAAAGGTGCCTAGCCGGGTTAGTTACTTCGGTAATGACCTTAACGGGAGAGGGACAAGGCAGCAAGGACAAAGGCGGTTACGGTTGGGAACGGGTGGAGAGAAAGTTGGTCGGTGTGACGGCCGCCACAGGCGAACCGGCGAAGTCGGCCACGTTGCGGGTGATGATGTAATCGCAATGGCCGGCCTCGGCCAGGCTGGCAACGACGGCATCCTCAAAGTCCGGGAGGGCCAATTGGCGGGCGCGACGGAACACCGCTTTATCGGCTACGGCGACATCGAAATGAGCCAGCATCCAATCAATGATTTGGTCAGCTTTGGGCTTGGCGGACGCTTTGGCCAGGATGTAGTAGAGGGTGGTCAACGCGTGACTGGGGAGCAAGGCTTCGATTTCCCCGAGGCGGGCCAAGCTCAGCACCTCCGCCGAATCCTGGTAGTAGGGCAGCCGGTTTTGGACGACATCCAGCACGACGTTGAGGTCGAGCAAGACTTTCATCGGTGCTTATCGAGCAAATGTTGGCGGTATTCGGCCTTGGCGTCGAGGTCCGGCGGAACCAGTCCGGTGATGGCTGCCACCTCCGGGTGGATGACGGGACGGACGCGGGTATGCAGACGCCGCACCGTCTGGCCAAGGGCTTCGGCCACGGTCAGGCCGTGCTGTCGGGCATATCCCTCGAGAAACTCAATGTCCTCGGCGGGCAAGGTCACTGTTAGTGTCGCTGCTGGCATAGCTCAGGCTTTCGTTCTGTCTCGCAAAGCCAAGATAACACGGCGACAGCCGGAAGGAAAGTGCGAAGTTGGGGGAAGAATGGCTCACGCGTGTTTGGTGAACCTGGGCGCTGCGTAAATCTGCCCTTTTTTGCTCTGCGCACTCTGCAATGGTGAATCCGGCTATCAGTTTGGAGATGGGTTCGACGATAACCTCCCCTCCCCTCCGGTTTGCTCCGGAGAGGAGGGTTTTCAAAATCACCACCCAACAGTGGCAATTACGGTTACTTGCGAAGTTCCGGCACGGGCACTTGCAGCATCACGTTGGCCGACTCTTTCCCGTTGCCCCAATACCAGGACGGGTAATGGCCATCCCATTTTTCCACCCGCGCCTTTTCCACTTCCATGGCCTTGAGTTGCATGAGGATGGGGTTGCTGCTGGCTTCCTCAGCCGCCTGGCTGATCTCCCGGATGGCCTGAGCCTCGGCGGTGGCGGCGGTACGGCGGGCATCTGCCAATCCCATGGCTTCGCGTCGCGCTTTCTCCGCTTGCGCCTGCGCTTCGAGTTCGATGCGGTCGTTCTCGCGCTTCTGCGCCTCAAATTTCGCTTCGCTGACCACCTTCAGTTGCTGGGCAATAAAGGTCTGGTCAATGGACTTCTGGATTTCCGGGTTCTCATAAGTCATCCCGCCAAACATTCCTGCCGTGGTGATGGTTACCCCGCGCGCCTGGAAAAAGTTGGTCACATCCTTTTTCACCGCATCGGCGATCTCCTGTTTTTTCGAGCGCAGGCTGTCCAGTGGATACCGTGCCGCCACTTCCGCGGCCGCCTGTTGGATGCGTCCCCGCACTTCGTGATCCATCACTTCGGCCAGTGTCCCGCTCGGGTACCAGTACAGGAAGCGCGACGCATCATCCTCGCTGACGAATGCCGTACACGTGAATCCCATGCTGAAGCCCACGCTGTCGGCACTCTCGATCCAGATGGCCTTGTCCGTGCGCTGTGCCGCCGTGCCGCTGCCGGTCGTCTGCGTGGTGGTCCATTCCCGCGTGATGGGGGAACGGTTGACCTTCACCAGTCGCACCGTGGCAATCCAGCGGCCATCATGGCTGAGCCGGCCTTCCTGGGACCACCGGTGCGTGATTTGCACCCGCTTGGCGGCCACCTTGCGTTGCTTGAGGTATTCCTCGGATTCAAACCGCGCCTGTTGCGTGGTGTCGCCCTCCAGCGGAATCAGAAAGCCCGTGTCGGACGTGTCAATCTCCACATATTCCGGCCGGTCATAAGGCTTCACGCATCCGCCGAATAACGGCAGCACCAGCACTGTCAACAGGGCGGTGGTTTTGCTGCGGGCCATGTGCGCCCGTGCCCGTTCCCAGGCGTGCCGCAACCATGGCGCAAAGCACAACCAGCCTGTGGTCAGGATGGCCAGCAGGGCCAGAACGTGCATCCCGTCACGCCATGCCTCGGCCAATCGCATTCCGCCGCTGGCGTCGGCGCGCGGGTTGAATTGCTGCAACGCCAGCGCCGTGTAAGGCGCGGTTTGCGAGCGGCTGAGCCAGTACATTTCCGCCGTTGAAATCGTGGCGGCTACCAACGCGAATAACAGGATACGTTTCATAATCAGACTCCATCTGTGCGTCGTCTCCGGTGCTAGGTACAACGGGGCAGCGGCCTTTATGCCGGGATGAAAGTCCCGTCATCAAGACACCAGCACCCGCATGCCGGGGCACACGGACACAACGTGTTGTTACTTACGGGGAGATCAGATGGTGCCACGACCTGTGGCCCTAGAGGATCGCCCTTCCAATTGCCTGCGAGGTTAGCTGACGGGCTCGGTCCTGGAAGTGACCTGGGAGTTGGTTCACAACTCCGTTCGCCCCAACCACCGTTCCAAGGTGGCATTTGGTTCCCCCGTGTCGTCCCGCAGGAAGGCGGTCCGACTTCGGCTGCATACTTCAGACATGGCACCTATCGCACATGAGGACAAACTTGTCAATAGGTGCCTCTGGAAGTGACTGATAATCAGGGTAATCCTGATAGATAATCCTGCCCTATTGCGCCATCAACACCTGTAACATGCGCTGTGGGTTGGACAGGAAATCACGTGTGACCCGGTAATGTTCAGTCTCTTCATAAGCAACCCGCTCGATGCCCTTGGTGGAAAAGGCGTAGATGGTGGCGTTCGGGTACGCCATCAAAATTGGCGAATGGGTGGCGATGATGAACTGGGATTTTTCCTCGACCAAGTCGTGAATGCGCGTGATCACGGAGAGCTGGCGGCGGGGTGAAAGTGCCGCCTCCGGTTCATCCAGCAGGTACAACCCTTCACCGCGAAAACGGTTGACCAGCAGCGCAAGAAAAGATTCCCCGTGCGATTGCTCGTGCAATGAGTGTTTCCCGTAGGCAGGGCCAATCGGCGGCCCGCCTCCCGGTTCAGCATCCAGCCGCTCAATTTCCGTCGCCACATTGAAAAAACTTTCCGCCCGCAGAAAAAAGCCGTCACGCGGCCGGGTGATGCCTCGCGAGATGCGCAGGTAGCGATGCAACTCCGAGTGGGAGCTGCGCGTTCCAAATTGGAAATTCTTGGAGCCCCCTTCGGCATTGAACCCGCAGGCCACCGCAATGGCCTCCATCAGCGTGGATTTGCCCGACCCATTTTCTCCCACAAAGAACGTGACCGCCGGATGTAGTTCCAGACGATCCAGCGGTCGCACCGCCGGTAGCGAAAACGGATACCGGTCAAACGACTCCACGGCTTCCCGCTTTAGACAAATTTCGGCGATATATTGCTTTGAAATCATGGTAACCCATCATCATTCTATCGTGCCATCAGTAGCGAAATTAAGCGATTTCCATGAAATTACGAGCCTTTTTTGGGTTTTTATCACAAGTATAACATCCTTATTAACAAACTATTGCATAAAAGTGTCAAGATTCGCATTTGCATTGCGAAACTTTCGCAGTTATAATGCGAATCATGACACAGTATCGAAAACGTGAAGTTGGCCGATTCCTCGCGAAGGTGTTGCTGCAATTCCCTGTAGTCGTGATTAGCGGCCTGCGTCAAACGGGAAAAAGCACGTTATTGCAACTGGACCCGATTGCATCTGACAACCGTAGCTATCGTACACTGGACGATTTGAATACGCTTGAACAGGCGCGCAGCAATCCGCAGCAATTATTGGCAACCGCATCGGCACTGGCTTTGGATGAGGTGCAACGAGTGCCAGATATATTCCTGCCCGTCAAACGTTCGGTGGATCAAGAGCGCCGTCCCGGACGTTTTATTCTGACCGGTTCGGCCAATTTGCTGTTGATGAAACAAGTTGCTGACAGCCTTGCTGGTCGGGCCATTTATGTTCAATTGCATCCGCTAAATCGCCGCGAGCTTTTTGGAAATGTCAGCGAAACACCTGCGTTGGTTCAGTTTCTTGAGACTGGCCAGTGGCCAAAGGTGGTTATCCCGCCGGTGACTGAGAGTGAAATTCTGCGTGGAGGTTTTCCGGAAATAGCCTTGAATCCCGCTTTGGATGCCAATCTGTGGTTTGAAGGTTTTGAAAAAACCTATTTGGAACGGGATGTCCGGGATTTGCGGCGCGTGGAAAACTTATCGAGTTTCCGGCGTCTCTTGCGGTTATCGGCCTTGCGCATTGGCGGGATACTGAATGTCAGTAACCTGGGACGTGATGCTCACTTGCCGGAATCCACCACCCGCAGCCATCTGGATTTGCTGGAGGCTCTGATGGTAATTCAGCGGCTACCCCCGTTTTTTGGTAATCGCACTTCGCGACTGGTCAAGGCACCTAAATTATATTTTGCGGATTCAGGTCTGGCTGCATTTTTAGCCGGGATAACCGATCTCCATGACCATTCAGCCGAACCATTGCGGGGCGCACTCCTGGAAAATTACCTATTGCAGCAGCTACGGGCCACTTTGGATCCTTGGCTGAACGGCGTGCAGTTTCACTATTGGAATGAGCAGGGGCGTTACGAGGTGGACTTGGTGCTTGAACATAAGCGCCGAGTGCTGGCCATTGAAGTCAAGGCGGCCAGCCGTCTTTCCCCAAGTGATTGGCGATGTCTGGAAATGTTTCAGTCCATCACTCCCAACTGCTGTGGTGGCATTGTCGCTTATCAGGGAACGGAAATAGTGCCGCTGGGGAATAAGCTATGGGCGGTACCAATCCACGCTTTTCTGGCCTGAACTGCCCCACCATTTCTCATTGTCAAATCCGCAGCTCACGTCCACTCTGGCGTCCATGAACGCACCGCCTTTTTATACCATCGCCCTTGGGTTGCTCGTG
Encoded proteins:
- a CDS encoding SAM-dependent DNA methyltransferase, whose amino-acid sequence is MSLVKSKQRVADHGEVFTPAWLVEAMLDLVKSETERIDSRFLESACGDGNFLVQILRRKLAAVELKYGQSDFERRHYALLGLMCIYGIELLPDNIAECRANLLEIFAEYLNLAPANDLYHAAFYVLSQNLVHGDALTMRAQGNLPITFAEWGYLGKGRFQRRDFRFDSLTQSSAYSAEGSLFAHLGKHEIFTPAKTYPPMTVGELAAVALEAAEVSLANRRAAP
- a CDS encoding PIN domain-containing protein yields the protein MKVLLDLNVVLDVVQNRLPYYQDSAEVLSLARLGEIEALLPSHALTTLYYILAKASAKPKADQIIDWMLAHFDVAVADKAVFRRARQLALPDFEDAVVASLAEAGHCDYIITRNVADFAGSPVAAVTPTNFLSTRSQP
- a CDS encoding DUF6364 family protein codes for the protein MPAATLTVTLPAEDIEFLEGYARQHGLTVAEALGQTVRRLHTRVRPVIHPEVAAITGLVPPDLDAKAEYRQHLLDKHR
- a CDS encoding SPFH domain-containing protein → MKRILLFALVAATISTAEMYWLSRSQTAPYTALALQQFNPRADASGGMRLAEAWRDGMHVLALLAILTTGWLCFAPWLRHAWERARAHMARSKTTALLTVLVLPLFGGCVKPYDRPEYVEIDTSDTGFLIPLEGDTTQQARFESEEYLKQRKVAAKRVQITHRWSQEGRLSHDGRWIATVRLVKVNRSPITREWTTTQTTGSGTAAQRTDKAIWIESADSVGFSMGFTCTAFVSEDDASRFLYWYPSGTLAEVMDHEVRGRIQQAAAEVAARYPLDSLRSKKQEIADAVKKDVTNFFQARGVTITTAGMFGGMTYENPEIQKSIDQTFIAQQLKVVSEAKFEAQKRENDRIELEAQAQAEKARREAMGLADARRTAATAEAQAIREISQAAEEASSNPILMQLKAMEVEKARVEKWDGHYPSWYWGNGKESANVMLQVPVPELRK
- a CDS encoding AAA family ATPase, which encodes MISKQYIAEICLKREAVESFDRYPFSLPAVRPLDRLELHPAVTFFVGENGSGKSTLMEAIAVACGFNAEGGSKNFQFGTRSSHSELHRYLRISRGITRPRDGFFLRAESFFNVATEIERLDAEPGGGPPIGPAYGKHSLHEQSHGESFLALLVNRFRGEGLYLLDEPEAALSPRRQLSVITRIHDLVEEKSQFIIATHSPILMAYPNATIYAFSTKGIERVAYEETEHYRVTRDFLSNPQRMLQVLMAQ
- a CDS encoding ATP-binding protein → MISGLRQTGKSTLLQLDPIASDNRSYRTLDDLNTLEQARSNPQQLLATASALALDEVQRVPDIFLPVKRSVDQERRPGRFILTGSANLLLMKQVADSLAGRAIYVQLHPLNRRELFGNVSETPALVQFLETGQWPKVVIPPVTESEILRGGFPEIALNPALDANLWFEGFEKTYLERDVRDLRRVENLSSFRRLLRLSALRIGGILNVSNLGRDAHLPESTTRSHLDLLEALMVIQRLPPFFGNRTSRLVKAPKLYFADSGLAAFLAGITDLHDHSAEPLRGALLENYLLQQLRATLDPWLNGVQFHYWNEQGRYEVDLVLEHKRRVLAIEVKAASRLSPSDWRCLEMFQSITPNCCGGIVAYQGTEIVPLGNKLWAVPIHAFLA